One segment of Paenibacillus rhizovicinus DNA contains the following:
- a CDS encoding MMPL family transporter — MEQEEIVIAKYLYRLGLWAAKSRKKVLLGTLVVLIALGIAALSLGPSFSSELTIPNTPADKAGKVIGEAFGAAANPSAKIQVVFKAPEGKTLESAELQTVITDTLDAIGQDSGVAGVTNPMQLKNLSADKRIGYGEVSFKTAAGEVTEATKETIKHQVDIARNAGLQTETRGDVELSKGGEFPVEVIGIIAAFIILAITFASFLAAGLPILSALIGLGGGMLGIVLCSTFIEIQSVCLSLAAMLGLAVGIDYALFMITRFKQQLAKGFSVQESVAIANGTAGSAVLFAGVTVVIGLLGLSVARIPFLTMMGISSAFCVITTVLLTIVVLPAILGWMGHKLTPERENKLFKKSKANKQKASSSKWGLFVTKRPLFASFASIILLAVIAIPFFHINLGLPSDGTTKAKDTTERKAYDLLTEGYGVGFNASLIIGAQVDKPAEDSSQAIAKIQAEIGKLPGVQSVTPAIPAPSGKLYLMTVMPQTGPDDTKTKDLVKEIRNFSNETEQSDHIQLLVTGTTAMNIDIAQKLNDALPVFAALIVVLAYIILVLVFRSLFIPLKAVLGFLLSLGATLGFVVFVVQDGHLLNVFGFPASGPILAFLPVILIGILFGLAMDYEIFLVSKMREVYAHTGDPRKAILDGVRDSGKVVTSAGLIMISVFFGFMLAPDAMIKSIGLALAFGVLFDAFVVRMTLVPAVMSLMGKSAWYLPKWLDRILPNIDVEGESIMEEIGKKKNKKIA; from the coding sequence ATGGAGCAGGAGGAGATTGTCATCGCTAAATATTTATACAGGCTGGGGCTCTGGGCAGCCAAGAGCCGCAAGAAAGTACTGCTCGGCACGTTGGTCGTTCTGATCGCGCTCGGAATCGCCGCTTTAAGTTTAGGGCCTTCCTTCAGCAGCGAACTAACCATCCCGAATACGCCCGCGGATAAGGCGGGCAAAGTGATCGGCGAAGCGTTTGGCGCGGCAGCGAATCCAAGCGCCAAGATCCAAGTCGTATTCAAAGCGCCAGAAGGCAAAACCTTGGAGTCCGCGGAACTGCAGACGGTCATTACCGATACGCTTGACGCCATCGGACAAGATTCCGGCGTCGCCGGCGTGACCAATCCGATGCAGTTGAAGAACTTGAGCGCGGATAAACGGATCGGCTATGGAGAGGTTTCTTTCAAGACCGCCGCCGGCGAAGTTACGGAAGCAACGAAGGAAACGATTAAGCATCAAGTGGACATCGCCAGGAATGCCGGACTCCAAACGGAAACGAGAGGAGACGTCGAGCTTTCGAAAGGGGGCGAGTTTCCGGTTGAAGTCATCGGGATCATTGCCGCTTTCATTATTCTCGCCATCACGTTCGCTTCGTTCCTTGCGGCGGGTTTGCCGATCCTCTCGGCTTTGATCGGACTCGGCGGCGGGATGCTCGGCATCGTGCTTTGCTCGACGTTTATCGAGATTCAGAGCGTTTGCCTCTCCTTGGCGGCCATGCTCGGTTTGGCCGTGGGCATCGATTACGCGCTCTTCATGATCACCCGGTTCAAGCAGCAGCTTGCCAAAGGCTTCTCGGTGCAAGAATCCGTCGCCATCGCGAATGGGACGGCCGGAAGCGCCGTTCTGTTCGCGGGCGTTACCGTTGTCATTGGTCTGCTGGGACTATCGGTTGCCCGGATTCCATTCTTAACGATGATGGGGATTTCCTCTGCGTTCTGCGTCATTACGACCGTTCTGTTGACGATCGTCGTCCTGCCTGCGATTCTGGGCTGGATGGGACATAAGCTGACGCCCGAGCGGGAAAATAAACTGTTCAAGAAGTCGAAAGCCAACAAGCAGAAGGCCTCTTCGAGCAAATGGGGGCTGTTCGTCACCAAACGTCCGCTGTTCGCTTCATTCGCATCCATTATTCTGCTCGCAGTCATCGCCATTCCTTTCTTCCATATCAATTTGGGACTGCCTTCCGACGGAACGACCAAGGCCAAGGATACGACGGAGCGCAAAGCGTACGATTTGCTGACAGAAGGTTACGGCGTAGGCTTTAACGCTTCCTTGATCATCGGTGCGCAAGTAGACAAGCCGGCGGAGGATTCTTCGCAAGCGATTGCCAAGATCCAGGCGGAGATCGGCAAGCTTCCCGGCGTGCAGAGCGTAACGCCGGCTATTCCGGCTCCTTCGGGCAAGCTGTATCTGATGACGGTCATGCCTCAGACTGGACCCGACGATACGAAGACGAAGGATCTGGTCAAGGAGATCCGGAATTTCTCTAACGAGACGGAACAATCCGATCATATTCAGCTGCTCGTCACCGGCACGACGGCGATGAACATCGATATCGCCCAGAAGCTGAACGATGCGCTGCCGGTGTTCGCCGCGCTCATCGTGGTGCTCGCTTATATCATTCTCGTGCTCGTATTCCGTTCGTTATTCATTCCGTTGAAAGCCGTATTGGGCTTCTTGCTTTCATTGGGAGCGACGCTCGGTTTCGTCGTATTCGTTGTCCAAGACGGCCATTTGCTGAACGTATTCGGTTTCCCGGCATCGGGTCCGATCCTGGCGTTCTTGCCCGTCATCTTAATCGGGATTTTGTTCGGACTTGCGATGGACTACGAAATCTTCCTCGTCAGCAAAATGAGGGAAGTGTACGCCCATACCGGCGATCCTCGCAAAGCGATCCTGGACGGCGTGCGGGACAGCGGCAAAGTCGTGACGTCCGCAGGGTTGATCATGATTTCCGTCTTCTTCGGCTTCATGCTCGCTCCCGATGCGATGATCAAGTCCATCGGCCTCGCGCTCGCGTTCGGAGTCTTGTTCGATGCCTTCGTCGTGCGGATGACGCTTGTGCCGGCGGTGATGTCGCTGATGGGTAAATCCGCATGGTATTTGCCGAAATGGCTGGACCGCATCCTGCCTAACATCGATGTCGAGGGCGAGAGCATCATGGAGGAAATCGGGAAGAAGAAGAACAAGAAAATCGCTTAA
- a CDS encoding MarR family winged helix-turn-helix transcriptional regulator — protein sequence MMKNLQKHAEQHGVTVPQTRVIAEVLFHQSISIKQLTQNLRMTQSTVSDIVERLTARGLLMKTPDPNDKRSVQISLTDKTIKDIRELSPEPLNQYVRDVLSSLQPAEQEIVEQGMLLFVTAVKEKLKAEGAGSDDYFDIVFWPKESTTDTETEK from the coding sequence ATGATGAAGAATCTTCAGAAGCATGCCGAGCAGCATGGCGTCACCGTTCCGCAGACGCGAGTCATCGCCGAAGTGCTGTTCCATCAATCCATAAGCATCAAGCAGCTTACGCAAAATCTTAGAATGACGCAGAGCACCGTATCGGATATCGTGGAACGATTAACCGCAAGAGGCTTGCTTATGAAGACGCCTGATCCGAACGACAAGCGTTCCGTTCAAATTTCCCTAACGGATAAAACAATCAAGGATATTCGCGAATTATCGCCGGAGCCGCTGAATCAGTACGTGAGGGATGTCTTGAGCTCGTTGCAGCCTGCCGAGCAGGAGATCGTGGAGCAGGGCATGCTGCTGTTCGTAACGGCCGTGAAGGAGAAATTGAAAGCCGAAGGCGCAGGCAGCGACGACTATTTCGATATTGTGTTTTGGCCGAAAGAAAGCACGACAGATACAGAGACAGAGAAATAA
- a CDS encoding phosphodiester glycosidase family protein, producing MTLTAVKRINRFCLIACAPFIGLVIWLMAADLSITLPDSAFPELAVTQVSVSSDTTKLTAGLDQAKSTALGTAKSLKKSIELYLATGKSMNAIVSLAIAQADRPYHIYDRRITRKIGTPAQQIESDIVRAQLFAIKAEHFNGYALKVKLKSPDAMKMVLGQDKNGGAETTLAAAKRYHAIAGVNAGGFADDGGKRYPLSTTVMNGNYLNGFESSYKDLFFVGLNDKLELIGGKYTSKDQLNQENPRFGASFVPVLLQDGAFQPIPLKWQTSPTRAPRTAIANYKDDQLLILVIDGRSENGSSGATLQEMQILLQRYGAIDAYNLDGGGSSTLVFDGRVVNHPSDGQLRPVPTHFLFFE from the coding sequence ATGACGCTGACCGCCGTGAAGCGAATCAACCGGTTCTGTCTGATCGCCTGCGCGCCGTTCATCGGGCTGGTCATCTGGCTGATGGCCGCGGATCTGTCGATCACGCTGCCGGACAGCGCATTTCCGGAACTGGCTGTGACGCAGGTGAGCGTTTCATCGGATACGACGAAGCTGACCGCCGGCTTGGATCAAGCCAAATCGACGGCGCTTGGAACCGCCAAGTCGCTCAAGAAATCGATCGAGCTCTATTTGGCAACAGGCAAAAGCATGAACGCCATCGTCTCGCTCGCCATCGCGCAAGCCGACAGGCCTTATCATATCTATGACCGCCGCATTACGCGGAAAATCGGAACGCCTGCGCAGCAGATCGAGTCCGACATCGTCCGCGCGCAGCTGTTTGCGATCAAGGCGGAGCACTTCAACGGCTACGCGCTGAAGGTGAAGCTGAAGTCGCCCGACGCGATGAAGATGGTGCTCGGGCAGGATAAGAACGGCGGAGCCGAGACGACGCTCGCGGCCGCCAAACGCTACCATGCGATCGCCGGGGTGAACGCCGGCGGATTCGCGGACGACGGAGGCAAACGCTATCCGCTCAGCACCACGGTCATGAACGGCAATTATTTGAACGGCTTCGAATCGTCGTATAAGGATTTGTTCTTCGTCGGGCTGAACGACAAGCTTGAGCTGATCGGAGGCAAATATACGAGCAAGGATCAGCTAAACCAGGAAAATCCGAGGTTCGGCGCCTCCTTCGTGCCGGTACTGCTGCAAGACGGCGCCTTTCAGCCGATACCGCTTAAGTGGCAGACGAGTCCAACGCGCGCTCCGCGTACGGCGATCGCGAATTACAAGGACGACCAGCTGCTCATTCTCGTCATCGACGGCCGCAGCGAGAACGGAAGCTCGGGCGCGACGCTGCAAGAAATGCAGATTCTGCTGCAGCGGTACGGCGCGATCGATGCCTATAATTTGGACGGCGGAGGCTCGTCCACGCTCGTCTTCGACGGCCGGGTCGTGAATCATCCGTCGGACGGCCAGCTTCGTCCGGTACCGACTCATTTTCTCTTTTTCGAGTAA
- a CDS encoding aldo/keto reductase, protein MEYTKLGNTGLDVSRLCLGCMSFGEAERWTHPWVLNEENSRPIIKKALDLGINFFDTANIYSVGASEEVVGRALKEYANRDEIVLATKVHFRMQPGPNGAGLSRKAIMSEIDKSLKRLGTDYVDLYQIHRWDYNTPIEETMEALHDVVKAGKARYIGASAMYAWQFLKALHAAERNGWTRFVAMQNHLNLIYREEEREMMPLCKAEEVGVIPYSPLASGRLARAWSSTTPRSETDQAQKMKYDATADADRLIADRVTAIAASRGVPRVQIALAWLLQQEPVAAPIIGATSIAQLEEAAGSFAISLTADEVTSLEELYVPHRVVGAV, encoded by the coding sequence ATGGAATATACGAAACTCGGAAATACGGGCTTGGACGTTTCTCGACTGTGTCTGGGCTGCATGAGCTTTGGCGAAGCCGAGAGATGGACGCATCCCTGGGTTCTTAATGAGGAGAACAGTCGCCCGATCATTAAGAAGGCGCTCGATCTCGGCATTAATTTCTTCGATACGGCCAATATTTATTCGGTCGGAGCCAGCGAGGAAGTCGTGGGACGAGCATTGAAGGAGTATGCCAATCGCGATGAAATCGTCCTGGCAACGAAAGTGCATTTCCGGATGCAGCCGGGGCCGAATGGCGCCGGTTTATCGCGGAAAGCCATTATGAGCGAAATCGATAAGAGCCTGAAGCGATTAGGCACGGACTATGTAGACCTATACCAGATTCATCGTTGGGATTACAATACGCCGATCGAAGAAACGATGGAAGCCTTGCATGATGTGGTAAAGGCAGGGAAAGCACGATATATCGGTGCCTCCGCGATGTATGCATGGCAGTTTCTGAAGGCGCTGCACGCAGCCGAACGGAATGGATGGACCCGGTTCGTTGCGATGCAGAATCACCTCAACCTCATCTATCGCGAAGAGGAGCGGGAGATGATGCCGCTATGCAAAGCGGAAGAAGTCGGCGTGATTCCCTACAGCCCGCTGGCTTCAGGCAGGCTGGCGCGCGCATGGTCCAGCACGACGCCGCGTTCCGAAACCGATCAAGCGCAGAAGATGAAATACGATGCAACAGCGGATGCCGACCGCCTGATCGCAGACCGGGTAACCGCGATCGCAGCAAGCCGCGGCGTTCCCCGCGTTCAAATCGCGCTGGCCTGGCTGCTGCAGCAAGAACCCGTCGCCGCTCCGATCATCGGCGCTACGTCCATTGCCCAGCTCGAAGAGGCGGCAGGCTCGTTCGCGATTTCCTTAACGGCGGATGAAGTGACGTCGTTGGAAGAGCTGTATGTACCGCATCGGGTAGTCGGCGCGGTGTAA
- a CDS encoding C40 family peptidase, translated as MNNIKLNGRVGQTFAGIALSVTIAFTGSLIITPQTTHAATASSKTTSTASKTTTTSDTATTSDTATTSETTNTSKADQIIETGKQFIGIPYHFGAVSGRTNMFDCSSFTQYVFKQNGIDLPRSSREQAKTGKAVTKDQLQPGDLVFSDTNHDGVINHVSIYIGDGKLLHTYRVGIGVTISEFDGSAWDRSFVTARRVIAEQDQSADTPDDSATTDQQDNGDAQGTNSGSDNQTG; from the coding sequence ATGAACAACATCAAACTTAATGGTCGTGTCGGCCAAACATTCGCAGGTATCGCGCTATCCGTAACGATTGCTTTCACGGGAAGCTTAATCATAACGCCTCAAACTACGCATGCAGCGACGGCTAGCTCCAAAACAACCTCGACTGCAAGCAAAACTACAACTACAAGCGATACTGCAACTACAAGCGATACTGCAACTACAAGCGAAACCACAAACACAAGCAAGGCTGATCAAATCATTGAAACGGGTAAACAATTCATTGGTATTCCGTATCATTTCGGCGCGGTATCCGGCCGAACGAACATGTTCGATTGCTCTTCGTTCACCCAGTACGTGTTCAAACAGAACGGGATCGATCTTCCGCGTTCGTCGAGAGAGCAAGCGAAGACCGGTAAGGCGGTAACCAAGGATCAGCTGCAGCCGGGCGATCTGGTCTTCTCGGATACGAATCACGACGGCGTTATTAACCATGTCAGCATCTATATCGGCGACGGCAAATTACTGCACACTTACCGCGTAGGCATCGGCGTAACGATTTCCGAATTCGACGGCAGCGCTTGGGACCGTTCGTTTGTAACCGCGCGCCGCGTTATTGCGGAACAAGACCAGTCGGCCGATACGCCGGACGATTCCGCGACAACGGATCAGCAAGATAATGGGGATGCACAAGG